A window of Phaseolus vulgaris cultivar G19833 chromosome 4, P. vulgaris v2.0, whole genome shotgun sequence genomic DNA:
AAATAACCTATATAACATAAACACGAATAAGTAAAGaaaactatatattatataattataaattatataaattaataataaaaatttatgtgtatagttttgttttaaattttgttggCAGAAAAATGtttatcataatttaaaatatttgtttcttaattttatatcataataaaaatttatacaataaatttaagtttttaaaaaattattatattttttatttttaaaattatgttaaaatcgTATTAGAATTatcaaaaattattattttttctttaaataaaacactctaccaataaatattttatgtatCCTACATAGTTAACATGGTttctaatacaaaaaaaattgtaattttactATGACTCCTCAAACGTAGAGAAGTGTACTCTGAAAAAGCAGGAATCTATATTTTGATTGGAAAGATGGTTCATTTGAAACGAAATAGCAGAAAAATAGTATTTTCTTTGGTTTGAAGCAACAAAAGCACTGTTGAAGTAGCAGAGCTCTGGTCTTTTCGTTGCAGCGAGTGAAGCACAAAATGATTCCATTGCACCGCTCTCACCACTTTCAATATAAATTAAACCACATTCTTCTAATTCCCATTtctatttcattttcattttcctcTTCTCATTCTCATGGCGGAGAACCACCACCACAGCAACAATCACGTGCTTCTTCCCACCGCGGTGGAGGCTCTCATTAACACAATCTGCCACGACCAGAACCAACTTCCCCCTGATTTCATCATCCGCCAAGGCCTAGCCGCCGTCGGGGAGCAGCAAGCGCTTCAAATTCTCCGTACCATCGCCGAACGGCCAATCCGAATCTCTCTCTCCGCCTTCATCGCCTACATGCTCAAGAACCACCGCACCGTCACGTCCTCCACGCCCTCCACGTCCTCCACGCCCTCCACGCCTCTAACCCCCTCTCCCACGCGCCCTGGCCAAACCTCGTCGGCGTTGCACGCGCTCGGTGAAATGGAGTTCCGCAAGGCCTTTCTGTGCCTGAGTTACATTGGAAGGTAATTTAtgaaaatctaaataaaaatctatttagaatcttctttatttcatgttattTTAGAAAATCTAAATAAGAATCTATATtatgaattaataataaaaaataaattttaaatttttttatgttttaaaatattttttatttttttataatcatttaataaaattttatacaatttgagttttcttaaaattaatatataaattgtatataaaccgtgtatttttaaaaatctaaaaaatatatttatatacgtGTCGTACGATTCGAACAccttccttatttttataattattttataaaattttatacaataattttgagttttcatgaaattaatatatatatatattaaaattatgtaaaattctGTTAAAATTATCAGAAAtccaataaatatatttatacgcATCGTACGAGCTATGTAACACAGACACTGATGGCAGGGATATAGAGATACGtcaaatctctaaaatgtaaaaCACGGagacacaaatttatataaattgacaatacaGATTTATGTGGACAAGTAtgttacaaattattttttgaagaaaaaattgtttttcataataataatttatacaataaagtttgaattttgagaaaactaatgtatttttttttaaattgaattaaaaccGTACTAGAATTGCTAGAAATCTaagaaatactttttaaattggacATTTCACGGATACGTGTTTTACAAGTGAGTTATATGAGTATCGGTGTCCGATACTATTGAATCGGACACCGACACGCCATTTAAAAGGAGTATTCAAGCTTCATATTCTACGAGTGTCTGAACAGTGTATATCAAACACATCAAACACTGAACACTCTATTTAAGAGGAGTAGAACATATGGAGGAGTGGTGTATATCAGACACTCAACACTCTATTTAAGAGGAGTAAAAGTAAAGTATATGGAGGAGTGGTGTATATCAGACACTCAACACGTTATTTAATTTAAGAGTTATTtaatttaagaggagtgtccgaACCGCAAATTTCatccatattttattttaattccttttaccaaaataagttaaatataaGGAATGAATTTTATAATCTATGTTTAGATAAACTTCTCCTCAAACACTTACCAGAGCAGCATAAAGAAAATAAGGAATGAGATAAatcttttcataaatttaaatgaaCTCTTATTTATGAATAGTTTATAGAATTTTTCTGTATTGGCTTTAAAAGTTTAAGTATAAATAGTTTTAAGCTAATTTTAGTTTCTACTTCTAGATgttattttaaagtttattaaCTTAGAAATGAATTTATGCAATTTAATATTTGTTCTTAAACATATTCTTGAAAACTTAAATGCATGAGTTTGATTTTAACTTGTTAGAAAATTTagtttctcttttcttcttaagagtgtttgtggattttttttttctctccttttATTTATCAGAATTTTTGTCATTGTAGCTtcacataaaacattgaatGCCTGTGGTTTTCTTTTCATGATTGCAGAGAGAGTCTTGAGAATGTTGCCAGTGCTGATTGTATTAGAAGCCTTAAGGACTTGCCAATGGCAACGTTTGAGAAAACAATATGGGAGGCTTTTGGGAAAGATCACATCTACTCTCAAAGTGATCGACAAGTGGTAAACATTGCGTTCCAATGATGGATTAACTAATTTTTACAGTGCAGTTCATTTTTTGAGTTTTCATCTTGTTTAAATATTTCCTATTACTTCATCTTGCACCAACTAAAACTCAAccacaaattaaaattatagttttatttttaggaGTATGATGGCTATATACTAATAGTATAAAACTGGTTTATTCTGCCACCCAATCAGAAACTAAAATTGATATGACCTTTAAGATACGTCTGGTAAAACTGGTTTTACACAATCAGTACAAAGCCTATTTTCATAGAATAGAAGAAAGTTAAAATGTTGAATTCTATGTGTAATGATGACATGGTTTAAATTCTTGttgaatgactttaaactagCCCATCCCTTGTACTCCCATGgaaagatgaagagaaaatgTGATTTAAGTGTGGGTACAAACTTTCATAGCACATATCAATCATGCAGTATTGGCTATCTTATGTGATTAATTATTGCTTGCTTAGTATATTACTTTTGGTTTCTTCAGTATGTTGATTGGGACTCTGGTAGGACACATGTATATCAATGTTATGTTTCTTCGGATGGGAGCTTAAGGTTCAAGGTTTGTATGTCTCTCTCCTCCTTTGGATTTGTGTACCATTAAATAATGGTCCCTATACAATGGCTCCAATGCTATAATACTGATTCAAAAAACTGTATTAAGATTGTTGTAGGGTCATTATTATAGTTACTCTATAATACTTTTTAGTCTTTACTGATTAGATTCTGCATTCTTATGTGAAATGTGGTTTGTTTTATGGGCACATTAAATTACTATTCAGGGACCCATATTACAAAGCACACAAACACACTTGCAGAGATCTCTTGGTGACGACAACGTCTTGCTAGTTAAATTTGCTGAGAATGGGATTGCAAACAATATTAGGACCAGTGCTGAAGAAGCATATCGCCTCTATGGAAAGTTTGGAAAAGAAGGGATTAATGTTGGTCTGCGTTTGTATCGCTTTTTTGGTAATTCTGCTTCTTGTGTTAgttttactttctttttcttgtccTGCTTTTTACAGTTTTTATGATCCTGAAACCTGTTATCTTTTTATCTGATTAAAACGTAGCTGATTGTAAGTAGTATGGGTAATTCGTATTTTCATTTATTCCGTGACATATAATCTAGACCACAAGTGTACAACCCTCtgatattcttttatatttttttcctttcctcaTTTTGAAAATCGTTATACTCTCTGCTTATTCATATTTAATCTGCACTATATCTTACATCATATTTGTGAAATATCACTTGCTTGATAATATTTTGTTGTTTATGTGTCAGTTTTGTGATAAGATTTTGTGACATTTCATATGAAgctacatttttattattttcattatctcAGGTTTGAAATTCTTGTTCTTTTAGGTGCTAgggttataattttttttttgttaaagagTATTTGTACATTCTCGAGTTAATTTCTGTAACATGTTTAATATGCCCAGTTTCTCTTCTCTCAATCTTGGGTTACCTTTCAGTCCTTGAAGAGTGTATGTTTAACATGCAAATTCATTTCTTTGCTTCTCTCTTCTATTTGTTTTTGTGGTCCTGTGTGCAGTGGTTAATAAACTATAGACAAATGTATGTGTATTTAGAATGCTGtttattgcatttttttattagatCCTATATTTTGTTCTAAAAAGTGGTTGCCCTGCCCTCATGTTCCAAGGTCATATTTTAAATTGTGGTTGTATTGTGGCATCCGATGCTAGTACAGCTGATGCCACTTGAGATGGCCGTGTCAGTTGACACGGGTCAAGATTTGAAACTTTGCACAAAGGTTTTCTTTCTCTGGTTTAGTGGGGTGCAAGCACCTGAGTATGAGACAAGCAGTAGGTGTGCTGAGGACATTGAACAGCAGTCCTAGAGACTTAGAATAATTGTAGTTTAGCTTCAAGGTGGTTGACTCACCTGGCTACTGAAAGCATTCTTAATTATCACATTGTCGTGTGTTTGATGCTATCTCTTGTACTTTCTACAACAGTTTTTAAAGATGGTggaaaagaagagaagaagaaggacCCAACAAGTTCCTCTGTTAAATGTTATTTTGTTAGGATGCAATCATGTTGGTCTATAGATGGGAGTGCTAATTACATTTTGTCTAATAAGACAGTGTCTGAAGCAAGAGGTTTATTCATGCATGCTCATCTGTTGCCCAGTTTAGACAAGTATATGGCTAGGTATGATTTAGAGTTTTATGCAAATACTATCATCATCTAGAGcttttatctatttttctttGTCCTCCTGCAGTCCCACTCAAAATAGATCTCATGCAATGTACTAACCTCAGCCATTCAGGTTCTCTCTCATTCTGTCAAAGACCTTCAAACTCAACATTGACTTGGCAACTGTGAATGTCCAAACAATACAAGATGTATATTGCCAGGTATAGTCAATTTTAAGTTGCCTTAAGGGATTCATAATTCATGGTCATGCTTCGAGAAATTGATTTTATGGTTTTTGTGTTTGTTTAGGATGAAAATGGCAATATTATATATGATAATGAAAAACCACGTATTCTCACTGATGGAACTGGGTTCATCTCTGGAGATTTGGCATTGCTGTGCCCTAATAGTGTGTGCAAAGGAAATAACTTAGAGAATAACTACATTCAGGTATCtttacttttgaattttttttatttcactaGACTTTTTCTTTTCACTTAGCTTCGTTCATGTATCTATAGTTGGTCAGAGCTTGTGTGAAGAATCCACTCAATGAATAAATGTATATGTATTGTGAATCTGCAACAGTTATCTTTATCATAATCGTTGCCTGTTGATTGATTATTTATCTAGTTTCCTTGATTCATGCAGGAATACTAATGACATAGGGATAATGCTTGACTTTTACATTTTGCAGTTCATATGCTTTCAATTTATGCTGCCCTCTTTTTCCTAGTAATTTGGTATGAAACATGGTTTATTGATGGAAAGTTACGAGAGATCCCATATTAATTAGTGATATAATCAAAATAGTGAATATAAGAGGGGGACAACCATCACTCTAGTTTTGGTGGTTTAGGCATGTTATCAGGTTGTAATAACATTACGCATTTGTCTAATCTAATCATGCAAATGTTTAGTCCTCAGTGCGAGAGTGAGAAATATGTATTAGAATTCTTAAAATAGTGTACACAAGTGAGGGGAAACTTCACCCATTGAGGTTATATAAGAGAAAAGTTTTGGTTGAATGCTCTTTGTGTTGCTTTGTATTTTCACGTAATTGTACATAATAAACCATTTTATATGAATAAAACTTCTTAAATGAAATAAATCAATGAGGAGAAGAAGTGCAAGAAAATGTTCCTATTAGGAAGCTTTTGGCTAATTATCTCCAATTCATATGCTTTTGAAGGAACTATGTCTTACTTTTCATTAGATAGATCTTTTTTCTTGATTGCCTGGACATTCTGTTATTCTGCTTATGCCTTTGTTGCTGTCATGTTTCTCTCAAAAACTTAAATATCAACTCGTTTTCTCTAATATATTTCAATGAGTTTTATGATCTATTCTTCTTTCTTTGATTATTTCGGCGCTTTGTGACTTCCTTTTTAAACTTAGGAAATTAACAATCTTCTGGAACTGGAGGACATGTGTAAGGAAATGGGAGAAACAGAGCTGAAGCTGACTACACATCAACCGGTAgattatttgtttttctttttccatttCACATATTTTATATGTGCATTTGTGCTGTGTGATTTGCATATATGTTATTTCAATaaaactttctttttttctccgATTGTCCAGCCTTTGCTGATTCAGTGCCGCCTCTTTCACATGGGTTCTGCAATTAAGGGCACTCTTTTGGTTAACAAAAAGGTATAGCATCTGAATTTTGTACTTTTAGGTAATTCAATATTTTTGCTCACAATGATTAACTGGGAGTTGGAGTTTTGTAAGGCAAAATGGATAAGATAGGGAatgtatttatgtttttttaaagaaattctGGTGGACATGGAGGGCATTTAGTATGATCCAACATTCAACACCATAGTCCATGCGGTCTTATTGGTGTCCTCCCTTACAATCTTTCTCTAAGTTTGATAGTTTCCTTGATGTCACAAGCCATACCAACAACATTCATCCATTTTAAGAGTTAATATGTTTTATATTCTTATTTGATATAGTGCTTGTGATTTGATACTATATTTTTGAATCTGACAGCTTCCTCCTAGGACAATACATGTTCGGCCTTCAATGATTAAAGTTGAGACAGACCTCAGTCTGAATATGCAAAGCATAAATTCATTGGAGATAGTGAACACAAGGTATTTAAGTTTTACATCAATTTGTTAATAGATATTTTTTCTCTTGTTGCTAATATGTTATTTTGACTTATTGGGATATGATGAGAACCTTGGAATGTTGCTCTTTAATGAGAACTGACTATCTCAAGCTTCAAAGAAGGAAACCATGAATATTGGCAAAGATTGTTGGTGCATGCTTTATATATCAAGCTTCAAAAGAGGTCTTATGTCAAAATGACCAAAGAACAACTCATTACTATCGTAAATGGTGATAGTGTACCCATATGCGGATTCGGGaatataattttagaataatCTACTGTATTAAAGGATGTTTTATATGTTCTACAACTAACTAATAGGCTTATCTAAATACAAAAGCTTACAAAAGATTTGAATTATTCAGAAACTTTTTACTCTTCTTATCAGTCTTCTAACAATATATgttaataatgatattattcCTTGACAACTTGCCTAATGCTAGAAGATAGTTGGAGCTTCATCTAATCTTTTTTATTCGTGAGTAGGAAAATATTTGTTTGTAGTTTGTTTGAAAGCTAGCTGATCTGAAGTCTACACATTTCAGCATCAAGCCAAATAGAACTTATTTATCTAAAAATCTTATTGCCCTTTTGAGCTATGGAGGAGTGCCAAATGAATTCTTCAAAAGTTTACTTGAGAGTAATTTGGAAGAAGCGAATCATGTTTTCTCCAATAAGCGTGTTGCACTCAGAGGTTGCCTGCCAACACTTTGTTtggtcattttttttatcaaaagctGTTCTTTATTTGGATACAGATCTATTTGTACTGCTGCCCAAAATATAAatgttctttcatttttttggtTAACTCGCAGCATCCGTCAATCATGGCAATATGGATGAATACAACGCAGCAGGAATGATTTTATGTGGAATTCCTCAGGATGAGCCATTTTTGCAGTATCGTCTGTCTATACTTGCAAGGGAGGAAAAAAAGAAGCTTAGAGGAGGGAAACTTTATATTCCTGATTGTTTCTATTTAATGGGGACTGTAGATCCCACTGGATGCCTAGAAAAGGGTCAAGTTTGTATAATACAGTAAGCacaattctttttaattttcccAATCTATTGATCTTTTATCAAACCAAAATAAATCTTAAAAGTTAAATGTGTTTTATCTTCAAAGACTATTGTGAAAGCAGAATTTTGGTGATGCATATCTTCTACTTAAGTTATTAAAACTGTATAAATGGGGTGCATTGTAAATGATTCTTTTTGTTTTGTGAAATGTGTACTTGTGTATTTGTTATATCTAGCTTCTGTTGTGTTATTATGTTATTGTGAAAAGTAGAAGTCTATCTTCAGCTTATGAAATAGGGTAGGTGATATTACTCAACTTAGTGGTATGCAATATTGATAGgcaaagataaaacaaaatgaTGATCATAGTCAACTGTGTGCACTGGTAGATTTTTATTATAGGAAAAGATGTTTGCAATTTAAGATAGTTATATGTGCTGACTGTTTCATTCCTCATTTGTAGTCAGAATGGCCAAATTACTGGGGATGTCTTGGTCTACAGAAATCCAGGCTTACATTTTGGAGACATTCACATAATGTGTGCCACACGCGTGGAGGAGTTAGAATCTTATGTTGGACATAACAAGTATGCAATTTTTTTCCCCCGTGTTGGAAGTCGCTCTGTGGCAGATGAGATTGCTGGAGGTGATTTTGATGGCGATTTGTACTGGGTTTCCAAACATCCTCAGGTTCCAATATCAATTTCAGTTTAGAAGCCTTCATTTTCTTACTACATCGAATAGTGTTGAAAGAGCTGTATTCCTTTTCGTGTTGTTCTGTTTCTTACTAAATTTTAATTGTCACTATATTTATGCATGGATCGTTGCATTGATTTTTAGAAGCCGAAAATCATGAACTTAAGAGGATGGTCTGATGAATCAGAATATAGATTTAGACTGAGTTTAATTCATTGCAAAGCGGCTTAAAAGCTGTTGAATTGAAGgttgttagatattattagatataattagatattatttgatattatgagatattatagatattgttagatatctcatatttatgtaatgggcttagcccatatgtttctttttcctatataaacataaccctatgtgttcaatatacacaagggatttaccctattctttcttttcctttaatatggtatcagagcataaagttagagtttagggtttagggttcaatttttattggtgaatcCACTATTCACTGGAATTTTCCAGCCACCACCCCCACTGTCtcgccggaccttcgccggacctCCGCCGGACCTccgccggaccttcgccggacctccgccggaccttcgccggaccttcgccggaaTCTCGCCGGAATCGCTGTCGgagccttcatctttgttgctcccgccaattaaccggtgactggatttgtccttatcttttatggcttcttctgcttccgctgccactatggcttcttctttagtcattatgccggattcatctatttatactaattacgtcaatgttcatctttccattgacaaattggatggaaccaattatgacacttgggcatcagatattaaattatggcttaagagtcaaggttatgttgatcatcttactcatcctactcttgctgaaaatgaggttgttcgttggtcgaaaattgatgctcaattatgcattgttatcaaatcgaccattcactcatctttaaaacaaatttttcgtacctatgaaacatgttcagaagtttgggaacaagcaaaattattatacaccaatgatactcaatgtctttatggtgtgtgtcaaaatcttctcacaattgttgctcccaaacgtcttgatggtacaatggcagaatatctaggtaaaattcatgctcttcttcatgattttaatgagttattacctcctgcttctactccttctcaagaactagaacaaagatccaagttcttcatgttattgggtttacatggtcttcctgatgattattctcacgttcgtgatcaaattttgggatctcctattgtgcccaattttacttccacttgttctacccttttgcgcgtgccaggtaaacacaccgctgatataacgtctcatgttgatgactcttctgctttagtatctcagcataatgatcgtactcgccctcacaagccgggcaaagggcgtcacaagtgtgaccattgtggcaaacttggccacaaaattgacagatgttatgccttacatggtcgtcctcctagatctgttgcggttgctcaaattgcccctgtgcaaccttctaccatggaccatacttcaattgataccccaagccagcctgctattttcaatgaatttcttaaatggtatgaggatcgtcagaaccctagttccacggcttctgttgcacattcaggtacatcttttgttggcctcactcactccacttcccatggcccttgggttctagattcaggtgccactgatcacattactggtaataaatcttttttctcttccttatctactacgggttatttaccttcagttaccatggccaatggatatagggtaccatcacatggtgttggtactattaatcttttttcatctttatctattgataatgttctttatgtccctgggtctccatttaacttattatccattagtcgtctcactcgttcccttgactgtgttatttcttttaccaaagattctgttactttacaggaccggagttcgggacggatgattggcaccggatgtgagtctcatggactttatcaactacagatctctgcacatgttggcgcaattatggattctccatctctcattcatgctcggttgggtcatcctagtcttgccaagatgcaacagcttgttccaagtttgtctaatgtgtctactttatcgtgtgagtcgtgtcagttagggaaacacattcgtagttcttttcctcgtagtgtctcacaacgtgcttcatctccttttgccttagttcactctgacatttggggaccaagtcgtattaagtctaatttaggatttcagtattttgttacttttattgatgattattcaagatgtacttgggtatttttaatgaaaaaccgttctgagttgttttctatatttcaaatattttacaatgaaattaaaaatcaatttggaatttccatccgaattttgcgcagtgataatggacgtgagtatctttctcattcttttaaaaattttatggcttctcatggtattcttcatcaaacttcatgtgcttatacacctcaacaaaatggggtagctgagcgcaagaatagacatcttgttgaaacaactcgtactattttaatccatggtgatgttcctcagcgtttttggggtgatgctgttcttagtgcatgttatctcattaatcgcatgccatcttcagttttagataacaaaattcctcattctattttatttccacatgaccctctccactctttacctcccaaagtttttgggtccacatgttttgttcataattttagtcctggtcttgataaattatctcctaagtcacacaaatgtgtctttttagggttcactagatcacaaaaaggatataaatgtttctcaccatctttaaaccgttattttatttcagcagatgtcaccttcagtgaatcttccctttactttaagtcttgtccttctccttccatttcttcatctaatcaagttaatattcctcttgttgtgcctagtgcatctaacaattcaccaccgccgccaactcttcaggtgtatagtcgtcgtcaaccgtctcatcgtccatcagcagactctattttggtgccaacacctcatccccctccggctcctatagttgaacctccgactgttgaacctgatcttcctattgctatccgtaaaggtatacgttctactcgtaatccctctccacattatactgctttgagttaccatagactatctcaacccttttatacctgcctttcgtctatttcttctgtatcaattccaaaatctgtaggtgatgccttagcccatcctggttggcgtcaggccatgcttgatgaaatgaatgcgcttcagaataatggaacttgggaacttgttcctttaccatctaggaaatctgttgttggttgcaggtggatttttgctatcaaagttggtcctgatggtactattgatcgtctcaaagctcgtcttgtggctaagggttatacccaaatttttggtttagactatggtgatactttttctccagtagcaaagatggcctctgttcgcttattcatagctatggctgctcttcaacaatggcctctttatcaactggatgttaaaaatgcttttcttaatggggatttgcaggaagaaatttatatggagcaacctcccggttttgttgctcagggggagtcttctggattggtatgtcgtcttcgcaaatccttatatggcctcaagcagtctcctagggcttggtttggaaaatttagcaatgttgttcaacaatttggtatgactcgcagtgaaggcgatcattcagttttttatcgtcactcgagtgctgggtgtatctatcttgtagtatatgttgatgacattgttcttacaggcagtgatcaccatggcatctcacaagtaaaacaacacctttgtcaacactttcagaccaaagatcttggcaaactcagatatttcttggggattgaggtagcacaatccaatactggtattgttatctctcaaagaaaatacgcattagatattttggaggaaactgggttgatgaattcgaaatctgttgatactcccatggatcccaacgtcaagcttctacccaatcagggggaacctctttcagatcctgagaagtacaggagattagttggaagattgaactatctcactgttactcgtcctgatatttcctttgcagtcagtgtggtgagtcaatttcttaattctccatgtgaagatcattggaatgcagtcattcgtatagtgaagtacattaaaggctctcctggaaaaggtttgttatatggtcataataaccatactaaagtcgtttgttattcagatgctgattgggcaggatctccatctgatagaaggtcaacttctggttattgtgtctccattggtgataacttgatctcttggaagagcaagaaacaaagtgttgtggcaagatctagtgcagaagcagaatatagagctatggcctcggctacttgtgagcttatttggcttaaacagttacttaaagaattgcaatttggagaggttactcaaatgacactgatatgtgataatcaggctgctcttcatattagctcaaatccagtttttcatgaaaggacaaaacatattgagattgattgtcatttcattcgagaaaagattatatcaggagatatcaagactgagtttgttaattcaaataatcaattagcagatatttttactaaacccttacgaggacctaggattgattacatttgtaacaagctgggtacatatgatctatatgcaccagcttgagggggagtgttagatattattagatataattaga
This region includes:
- the LOC137838187 gene encoding probable RNA-dependent RNA polymerase 5; translated protein: MAENHHHSNNHVLLPTAVEALINTICHDQNQLPPDFIIRQGLAAVGEQQALQILRTIAERPIRISLSAFIAYMLKNHRTVTSSTPSTSSTPSTPLTPSPTRPGQTSSALHALGEMEFRKAFLCLSYIGRESLENVASADCIRSLKDLPMATFEKTIWEAFGKDHIYSQSDRQVYVDWDSGRTHVYQCYVSSDGSLRFKGPILQSTQTHLQRSLGDDNVLLVKFAENGIANNIRTSAEEAYRLYGKFGKEGINVGLRLYRFFVFKDGGKEEKKKDPTSSSVKCYFVRMQSCWSIDGSANYILSNKTVSEARGLFMHAHLLPSLDKYMARFSLILSKTFKLNIDLATVNVQTIQDVYCQDENGNIIYDNEKPRILTDGTGFISGDLALLCPNSVCKGNNLENNYIQEINNLLELEDMCKEMGETELKLTTHQPPLLIQCRLFHMGSAIKGTLLVNKKLPPRTIHVRPSMIKVETDLSLNMQSINSLEIVNTSIKPNRTYLSKNLIALLSYGGVPNEFFKSLLESNLEEANHVFSNKRVALRASVNHGNMDEYNAAGMILCGIPQDEPFLQYRLSILAREEKKKLRGGKLYIPDCFYLMGTVDPTGCLEKGQVCIIHQNGQITGDVLVYRNPGLHFGDIHIMCATRVEELESYVGHNKYAIFFPRVGSRSVADEIAGGDFDGDLYWVSKHPQLLQYFRKSDPWIENSAPVHSVQLDSGAKKPSAFSATELEDELFRLFLKARFQPSNATGVAADSWMALMDRLLTLKNDCTQENEKKHVKENILKLIDIYYEALDAPKKGGRKVQVPDELRAERFPHYMEKDKLFTSTSILGLIYDWVGAWQTKDLLSGEEIRLLPCFDVEVPPSCMEKWETKYEEYRMNMTDALKDISKSDEAAKVIRKYKEELYGATARMEDSEKNVCDIYNEALAIYRVCYEYARLRKSVSKCTFAWKVAGSALTSLYIIKHKQNSLNCAPSVLREILGS